A DNA window from Vagococcus penaei contains the following coding sequences:
- a CDS encoding FMN-binding protein, which translates to MKMKKLISSVTLLALSTLVLAACGDKKDDKKDEGTKASSSEVVKTESSESKTSDSKSTAKAELKDGEYTLEEKNENNGYRTVFTIVVKDGKIAESKYDNINKDGKSKTGDAEYNKMMKEKSGTSPDIFIPELNKALEEAQDPDVVDVVSGATHSSNSFKDYAKQLVAAAEKGDTAKIEIDNKVEK; encoded by the coding sequence ATGAAAATGAAAAAACTGATTTCTAGTGTGACGCTATTAGCATTATCAACATTAGTATTAGCTGCTTGTGGCGATAAAAAAGACGATAAAAAAGACGAAGGAACAAAAGCTTCATCATCAGAAGTTGTAAAAACTGAATCTTCTGAATCAAAAACATCTGATTCTAAATCAACTGCAAAAGCTGAATTAAAAGACGGTGAATACACATTAGAAGAAAAAAATGAAAATAATGGTTACCGTACAGTCTTTACAATTGTTGTGAAAGACGGCAAAATTGCTGAGTCTAAATATGACAATATCAACAAAGACGGCAAGTCAAAAACTGGTGACGCAGAATATAACAAAATGATGAAAGAAAAATCTGGTACTTCACCAGACATCTTTATCCCAGAATTAAATAAAGCTTTAGAAGAAGCTCAAGATCCAGATGTAGTTGATGTGGTTTCTGGTGCAACACATTCATCAAATTCTTTCAAAGATTACGCAAAACAATTAGTTGCAGCAGCTGAAAAAGGCGACACAGCTAAAATTGAAATTGACAACAAAGTAGAAAAATAA
- a CDS encoding NAD(P)/FAD-dependent oxidoreductase, with the protein MAKTEIVVVGAGYSGVAATKMLSKKLKKNDVHITLIDRHSYQTMMTELHEVAGGRVEPTAIQYDLHRLFCKRKNVSVITDEVVTIDKEKKVVTTQDGSFAFDYLVLGMGGEPNDFGTPGVKENGFTLWSMEDAIKLRHHIERTVALAALEPDAEKRKAMLTFVVCGSGFTGIEMVGELIDWKDRLAFDNKISPDDISLLVVEAAPTILNMLDRNDAAKAEKYLVKKKVQILKDTPIVEVAEDHIVLKSGDKIATNTLIWTAGVKANSDAEEFGMEKARANRLVANEFMQAKGYEDKNIYVVGDLVYFEETDKENRPTPQIVQAAEQTGHCAAKNIIAAIAGGEKEAYKGKYDGFMVSIGSKYAVACVFDKIHMSGFFAMLMKHIINLRYFFDVRSGYYMFQYIMHEFFRIKDERNIFRGHTSRNSNVLWSVPLRVFYGAVWLVESMKKVVGNGQVLKPSTWFGEGSWFTDTVVFPFPWLQQTADATSGASAAEATTAATGAVDAAAAAAAAAPDPIFGLSYAYGETPMTVFKSMPDWFGSIMKFMMPNQEVALFMQKFMTIVEICIALAIIVGLFTWLANAATIVLVIMFCLSGMFYWVNIWFLFVAFALMNGSGRAFGLDKWVIPWLQRTLGNWWYGDIKSRYGH; encoded by the coding sequence ATGGCTAAAACAGAAATCGTTGTTGTTGGTGCCGGATATTCCGGAGTTGCAGCAACTAAAATGCTGTCGAAAAAATTGAAAAAAAATGATGTTCATATTACATTAATTGATCGTCATTCTTATCAAACCATGATGACTGAACTTCATGAAGTTGCTGGTGGGCGTGTTGAACCAACTGCTATTCAATATGATTTGCACCGTCTATTTTGCAAACGTAAGAATGTGAGTGTTATCACAGACGAAGTTGTCACTATTGATAAAGAGAAAAAAGTTGTCACAACACAAGACGGGTCTTTTGCATTTGATTACCTTGTTCTAGGAATGGGTGGCGAGCCAAATGACTTTGGTACACCTGGAGTTAAAGAAAACGGATTCACTTTATGGTCAATGGAAGATGCAATTAAGCTACGTCATCATATTGAGCGTACGGTCGCTTTAGCAGCTCTAGAACCGGATGCTGAAAAACGCAAAGCGATGCTAACCTTTGTTGTATGTGGCTCAGGCTTTACAGGTATTGAAATGGTCGGTGAATTAATCGACTGGAAAGATCGTCTGGCTTTTGACAACAAAATTTCACCTGATGATATTAGCTTACTGGTCGTTGAAGCAGCTCCAACTATTTTAAATATGCTTGACCGTAACGATGCTGCAAAAGCTGAAAAATATTTAGTTAAGAAAAAAGTTCAAATTTTAAAAGACACACCGATTGTTGAAGTTGCCGAAGATCATATTGTCTTAAAATCTGGTGACAAAATTGCAACGAATACATTGATTTGGACAGCTGGTGTGAAGGCTAATAGCGATGCCGAAGAATTTGGTATGGAAAAAGCCCGTGCTAATCGCTTAGTTGCCAATGAATTTATGCAAGCAAAAGGCTATGAAGATAAAAATATTTATGTTGTTGGTGATTTGGTTTACTTCGAAGAAACGGATAAAGAAAACCGTCCAACACCTCAAATCGTTCAAGCAGCTGAGCAAACAGGACACTGTGCAGCAAAAAATATTATTGCTGCCATTGCTGGTGGTGAAAAAGAAGCCTATAAAGGCAAATATGATGGCTTCATGGTATCAATTGGTTCAAAATATGCTGTAGCCTGTGTCTTTGATAAGATTCATATGAGTGGCTTTTTCGCTATGTTAATGAAACATATCATTAATTTGCGTTACTTCTTTGACGTTCGTTCAGGCTACTATATGTTCCAATACATCATGCACGAATTCTTCCGTATTAAAGACGAACGGAATATTTTCCGTGGACACACCTCACGTAATAGTAATGTTTTATGGTCAGTACCTCTACGCGTATTTTATGGTGCTGTTTGGTTAGTTGAATCCATGAAAAAAGTTGTTGGTAACGGTCAAGTCTTGAAACCTAGCACTTGGTTTGGTGAAGGTTCTTGGTTTACAGACACTGTTGTCTTCCCATTCCCATGGCTACAACAAACAGCTGATGCTACTTCTGGTGCCTCAGCTGCCGAAGCTACAACAGCCGCAACTGGTGCAGTCGATGCGGCTGCCGCTGCCGCTGCCGCTGCCCCAGATCCTATCTTTGGTTTAAGTTATGCATATGGCGAAACACCAATGACAGTGTTCAAGTCGATGCCAGATTGGTTTGGTTCAATCATGAAATTCATGATGCCTAATCAAGAGGTTGCTTTGTTTATGCAAAAATTCATGACAATTGTTGAAATTTGTATTGCCTTAGCAATCATCGTTGGTCTATTCACTTGGTTAGCCAATGCTGCAACTATTGTTCTGGTTATTATGTTCTGTCTATCAGGAATGTTCTACTGGGTAAATATTTGGTTCTTGTTTGTTGCCTTTGCCTTGATGAACGGTTCTGGACGTGCCTTTGGTTTAGACAAATGGGTAATCCCATGGTTACAACGCACACTAGGTAACTGGTGGTATGGCGACATTAAATCACGCTATGGGCACTAA
- the menA gene encoding 1,4-dihydroxy-2-naphthoate polyprenyltransferase, giving the protein MTVKVFLELVEIRTKLASLFPFVIGWLFSLYYFEQVNIENMILFFAAMLSFDMATTAINNLMDYKKAHDNEYQKTMNIVGVASLDVKHVSWLIYGMIAFSSVIGLILTYRTSLLLLMMGGLCFLIGIFYTFGPVPLSRMPLGEMFSGVTMGFGIFFITIYLNIAHLDIITFVWQGNLIGLYGNVSQLVAIVWASLPLIFTIANIMLANNLCDLDQDVKNHRYTLPFYLGRENGIRLFNVLMYGCYATIIIGIIFGVYHWVMFVVLLTLPKIKANTQLFTQKQIKSETFSVSIKNLVLFNGAQIIGLLLSIVLR; this is encoded by the coding sequence ATGACAGTTAAAGTATTTTTAGAATTAGTTGAAATTCGAACTAAACTTGCAAGCTTGTTTCCATTCGTGATTGGCTGGTTATTTTCACTTTACTATTTTGAGCAGGTTAATATTGAAAATATGATTTTATTTTTTGCTGCCATGCTGTCATTTGATATGGCAACGACAGCAATTAATAATTTGATGGATTATAAAAAAGCTCATGATAATGAATACCAAAAAACGATGAATATTGTTGGTGTCGCTAGTTTGGATGTTAAGCATGTTTCGTGGCTTATTTACGGTATGATTGCCTTTTCTAGTGTGATTGGCTTAATCTTAACTTATCGGACAAGTTTATTACTGCTTATGATGGGCGGTTTATGTTTTTTAATTGGAATTTTTTATACATTTGGACCTGTTCCATTATCTCGAATGCCTTTGGGCGAAATGTTTAGTGGCGTGACGATGGGGTTTGGTATTTTTTTCATCACTATCTATCTTAATATTGCGCACCTAGATATTATAACCTTTGTCTGGCAAGGGAATTTAATTGGTCTTTATGGTAATGTCTCCCAATTAGTCGCTATCGTTTGGGCTTCCTTGCCTTTGATTTTTACCATTGCTAACATCATGTTGGCTAATAACCTATGTGATTTAGACCAAGATGTTAAAAATCATCGTTATACTTTACCGTTTTATCTTGGACGCGAGAATGGTATTCGTCTGTTTAATGTATTGATGTATGGATGTTACGCCACTATTATCATTGGTATTATTTTTGGCGTATACCACTGGGTAATGTTTGTGGTTTTATTGACTTTACCGAAAATTAAAGCCAATACGCAATTATTTACTCAAAAACAAATTAAGTCTGAGACATTTAGTGTATCTATTAAAAATTTAGTTTTATTTAACGGTGCTCAAATTATTGGTTTACTACTTAGTATCGTATTACGCTAA
- a CDS encoding polyprenyl synthetase family protein has protein sequence MQIHPMWNQYPTLKKELAATLDLMTSSINLPNKEVEQSILAIIHAGGKLLRPAYLLLFAELGRKKNVKKSVALAAAIETLHTATLIHDDIVDEADMRRGVNTLQTKFSKDVAVYAGDYLFIVCFKLLANYSDSLKSIQLNSTSMETVLLGELGQMNSRYQLDVTIDDYLKNISGKTAELFALSCFLGCYENGGSRKLATTCREIGKAIGITFQIIDDILDYSQNQETIGKPVLEDVKQGVYSLPLICALQRNPDAFTNLLSKKDQMTDDDTKKVYELVTKFEGVEQAYQLAEDYTKKALTLIQSLPDNKLQTKETIYQLTAMILKRQH, from the coding sequence ATGCAAATTCATCCAATGTGGAACCAGTATCCTACCCTAAAAAAAGAATTAGCTGCGACGCTTGACCTAATGACTTCCTCAATCAATCTACCAAATAAAGAAGTGGAGCAATCCATTCTAGCTATCATTCATGCTGGTGGTAAGCTATTACGTCCCGCTTACTTACTCCTATTCGCAGAATTAGGTAGAAAAAAGAATGTCAAAAAAAGCGTGGCCTTAGCTGCCGCAATTGAAACGTTGCATACAGCAACACTAATACATGATGATATCGTGGATGAAGCGGATATGCGACGTGGAGTTAACACCCTACAAACAAAATTCAGTAAAGATGTGGCCGTTTATGCTGGAGATTACTTATTTATTGTTTGTTTTAAACTTTTAGCTAACTATTCTGATTCCTTAAAAAGCATTCAACTAAACTCAACTAGTATGGAAACTGTCTTATTAGGAGAATTAGGTCAAATGAATTCACGCTATCAATTAGATGTGACTATTGATGACTATTTAAAAAATATTTCAGGAAAAACTGCTGAGTTATTCGCTTTAAGCTGCTTCCTAGGTTGTTACGAAAATGGCGGCTCTCGCAAATTAGCTACGACTTGCCGTGAAATTGGTAAAGCTATTGGGATTACCTTTCAAATTATCGATGATATTTTAGACTATTCTCAAAATCAAGAGACTATTGGTAAACCAGTCCTAGAAGATGTCAAACAGGGAGTATACAGTTTGCCACTGATTTGTGCGTTACAAAGAAATCCTGATGCATTTACTAATTTACTAAGCAAAAAAGACCAAATGACTGACGACGATACCAAGAAAGTTTATGAGTTAGTCACAAAATTTGAGGGGGTTGAACAAGCTTATCAGTTGGCTGAGGACTATACTAAAAAGGCGCTAACTCTTATTCAATCACTACCAGATAATAAGCTACAAACAAAAGAAACAATCTATCAATTAACAGCAATGATTTTAAAAAGGCAACATTAA
- a CDS encoding Gx transporter family protein, with product MTKNKRLIYIALLVAQGVIIGLLENMIPFPFAIAPGAKLGLANLITVIALFTMPPKDSFTLVIMRLFLTTLLGGTISTLMYSAAGALLSYFGMLLVKSLGPKRISTIGISALGGFLHNVGQLLVASWIARSWTVMLYLPVLSWIGILAGIAIGIAANYLMTHVKTMQEFKINYD from the coding sequence ATGACTAAAAATAAACGCTTAATTTATATTGCTTTACTCGTTGCTCAAGGTGTAATCATTGGCCTATTAGAAAACATGATTCCTTTTCCATTTGCCATTGCACCAGGAGCAAAACTCGGCTTAGCCAATTTAATTACTGTAATTGCACTCTTCACAATGCCACCAAAAGATAGTTTTACACTTGTTATTATGCGTCTTTTTCTAACCACACTATTAGGTGGAACAATTTCAACGCTAATGTATAGTGCTGCAGGGGCTCTCTTGAGTTACTTTGGTATGCTACTTGTCAAATCACTGGGGCCAAAACGTATTAGTACGATTGGAATTAGTGCCTTAGGTGGTTTTTTACATAATGTTGGCCAGCTTCTCGTAGCTAGTTGGATTGCACGTTCTTGGACAGTCATGCTCTACTTACCTGTCTTATCTTGGATTGGCATTCTAGCAGGTATTGCAATTGGTATTGCCGCTAACTATTTGATGACACACGTTAAAACAATGCAAGAATTTAAAATTAATTATGATTAA
- a CDS encoding ABC-F family ATP-binding cassette domain-containing protein, which yields MITVTNVSLQFPDRKLFDDVNIKFTPGNCYGLIGANGAGKSTFLKILSGEIDPTTGNVALGPDERLATLKQNHFDYEDSTVLETVIMGHKRLYEIMQEKNAIYMKEDFTDEDGIKAAELEGEFAELNGWEAESEAASLLQGLNIPEALHDLKMGELPAGQKVKVLLAQALFGKPDVLLLDEPTNGLDIESIAWLEEFLINFDNTVIIVSHDRHFLNKVCTHMADLDFGKIQLYVGNYDFWLESSQLAAKLQADQNSKKEEKVKELKEFIARFSANASKSKQATSRKKMLEKIELDDIQPSSRRYPFVGFKAEREIGNDLLRVENVSKTIDGKKILDNVTFILNKDDKVAFVAKDDITTTTLFKIIMGDLEPDSGTVHWGVTTSQAYLPKDTSEEFSKEQPILDWLRQYASKEEDDNTFLRSFLGRMLFSGEEVLKPVNVLSGGEKVRCMLSKLMLSKANVLVLDDPTNHLDLESITALNDGLIAFNGSILFSSHDHQFIQTTANRIIAVSDKGVVDRAETTYDEFLENATVKEQLQGLFN from the coding sequence ATGATTACAGTAACAAACGTTAGTTTACAATTTCCAGATCGTAAATTATTTGATGATGTGAATATTAAATTTACCCCAGGAAATTGCTACGGCTTAATTGGTGCCAATGGTGCTGGAAAATCGACATTCCTAAAGATTTTATCTGGTGAAATTGACCCGACAACTGGAAATGTTGCTTTAGGCCCAGATGAGCGTCTAGCGACATTAAAACAAAATCATTTTGATTATGAAGATTCAACTGTTTTAGAAACCGTTATTATGGGACATAAACGCTTATATGAAATTATGCAAGAAAAAAATGCCATTTACATGAAAGAGGATTTTACCGATGAAGATGGCATTAAAGCAGCCGAATTAGAAGGTGAATTCGCCGAATTAAATGGGTGGGAAGCCGAGTCAGAAGCAGCTAGCTTACTTCAAGGTCTAAACATCCCAGAAGCTTTACATGACTTAAAAATGGGTGAATTACCTGCAGGTCAAAAAGTTAAAGTCTTACTTGCGCAAGCTTTGTTTGGTAAACCTGATGTTCTTTTACTTGATGAGCCGACAAACGGTTTAGATATTGAATCAATTGCTTGGTTAGAAGAATTTCTAATTAACTTTGATAATACTGTTATTATCGTTTCCCATGACCGTCATTTCCTAAATAAAGTCTGTACGCATATGGCTGACTTAGACTTTGGTAAAATCCAATTATATGTTGGAAATTATGATTTTTGGTTAGAGTCAAGTCAGTTAGCAGCAAAATTACAAGCTGACCAAAACTCGAAAAAAGAAGAAAAAGTCAAAGAACTAAAAGAATTTATCGCACGCTTTAGCGCCAATGCATCAAAATCAAAACAAGCCACATCACGTAAAAAAATGCTTGAAAAAATTGAATTAGATGATATTCAACCATCTTCTCGTCGTTACCCATTTGTAGGCTTTAAAGCAGAGCGTGAAATTGGAAATGACCTACTACGTGTCGAAAATGTTTCTAAAACAATTGATGGTAAGAAAATTCTTGATAATGTGACATTTATCTTAAATAAAGATGATAAAGTTGCCTTTGTAGCAAAAGACGATATCACAACGACAACATTATTCAAAATTATTATGGGCGACTTAGAACCTGATTCTGGTACTGTACATTGGGGAGTCACAACTAGTCAAGCTTACTTACCAAAAGATACAAGCGAGGAATTTTCAAAAGAGCAACCAATCTTGGACTGGTTACGACAATATGCGTCAAAAGAAGAAGATGATAATACCTTCTTACGTAGTTTCTTAGGAAGAATGCTTTTCTCTGGTGAAGAAGTCTTGAAACCAGTTAATGTCTTGTCAGGGGGCGAAAAAGTCCGTTGTATGTTATCTAAGTTAATGTTATCAAAAGCAAACGTTCTAGTTTTAGACGATCCAACGAATCACTTAGACTTAGAATCAATTACTGCTTTAAATGATGGCTTAATTGCCTTCAATGGCTCAATTCTCTTCTCATCACATGACCACCAATTTATTCAAACAACAGCAAACCGAATTATTGCTGTATCTGATAAAGGCGTTGTCGATCGTGCTGAAACAACTTATGATGAATTCTTAGAAAATGCAACTGTCAAAGAGCAATTACAAGGATTATTTAACTAA
- a CDS encoding FAD:protein FMN transferase, with the protein MQKRINWLLLLLLPVLVVIGITGCGKKTEPTTKLRQEPYSDQQFLMGTYVKVQIFDEDKKDILPKVYDRIKELDKKITVNEPGSEVDEINQNAGVKPVKVSEDVFRLIQESVKYSEESSGGFDLTVGPIIQLWHIGFDDARKPSQEEIDTALKLVDYHKVKLDEKQQTVYLEEKGMSLDLGAIAKGFITDEAIKVLKTNDVTSAIVDLGGNVYVLGNSPRGKDGTWRVGIQDPNEARNTVVGSVAEKNKSLVTSGIYERNLTVDGKTYHHLFNPKTGYPFENDIAGVTIISDTSIAGDGLSTAIFSMGVKNGLAFVEKRPDVEAIFVTKEDHIYLSKGIRDNFKLNEESHYVIKQ; encoded by the coding sequence ATGCAAAAAAGAATAAACTGGTTGCTTTTGTTGCTACTTCCAGTACTCGTTGTTATAGGCATAACAGGTTGTGGTAAAAAAACAGAGCCGACCACAAAACTAAGGCAGGAACCTTATTCTGATCAGCAGTTTTTAATGGGGACGTATGTGAAAGTACAAATTTTCGATGAGGATAAAAAAGATATCTTACCTAAAGTTTATGACCGTATCAAGGAATTGGATAAAAAAATTACGGTTAATGAGCCGGGTTCTGAAGTTGATGAGATTAATCAAAATGCGGGTGTTAAGCCAGTTAAAGTATCAGAAGATGTGTTTAGATTGATTCAAGAATCGGTTAAATATAGTGAAGAATCGTCTGGTGGGTTTGATTTAACGGTTGGACCAATTATACAACTTTGGCATATTGGGTTTGATGATGCACGTAAACCTAGTCAAGAAGAAATTGATACCGCTCTAAAATTAGTTGATTACCATAAAGTTAAATTGGATGAAAAACAGCAGACAGTTTATTTAGAGGAAAAGGGAATGTCACTTGATTTAGGTGCGATTGCTAAGGGATTTATTACAGATGAAGCAATTAAAGTTTTAAAAACGAATGACGTGACGAGTGCTATTGTTGACTTAGGTGGTAACGTGTATGTACTTGGTAATAGTCCCCGGGGAAAAGATGGCACATGGCGTGTTGGAATTCAAGATCCGAATGAAGCACGAAATACCGTTGTCGGTTCAGTTGCAGAGAAAAATAAATCGTTGGTGACATCAGGCATCTATGAACGTAATTTAACAGTTGACGGTAAGACGTATCATCATTTGTTTAACCCAAAAACTGGCTATCCATTTGAAAACGATATTGCAGGAGTGACGATTATCTCAGATACTTCTATAGCAGGAGATGGTCTATCAACGGCTATTTTTTCAATGGGAGTTAAAAATGGCTTGGCTTTTGTTGAAAAACGTCCAGATGTCGAGGCAATTTTTGTTACTAAAGAGGATCATATTTATTTAAGTAAAGGTATACGTGATAATTTTAAGTTGAATGAGGAATCACATTATGTGATTAAGCAGTGA